tttttttaaatttcatgctAAATCAAAATaggataaataatttgaaacgCGAGACTACTAGgaatatataagaaatattaaattcaaCGCCGTGtatatttttactctttttttttgggttccCTTCGTCTCTTCATCTTCTATCGCTTCAGCAATTTCTCTGTAAATTTCCATGATTTTGCGTGTTTAGGGTTTTGTTGTTTCTTCGTCAAGGTAAGTTTCTACCAAATTACGGTTTTCCATTTCTCTGTAATACTCGTTTTGTTCGTAGAGTTGGAGTATTTACCGTTAATTGCGGAAttaggtatttttttttaactgttCTAATGATCTCGTTGTTTTGTTGAATTGATCagttttttgggttttatttcaaaattctgACTTGGGTTTTGAAATTCTTGGATTTTCTTTATCTGGGTAtccttctattttttattttgaggtAGATTTTTGTATTTAGTGAAGAAATTGGATATTCTATGGACCCATTGGGCTGCATGATTTGTTTCTGCTTAGTTGTTTGAAATGGTGATGATAGTGTAATGATTGGTTTGTTAGAAGGAATTCTTATTGGAGTTTTGTGTTTTGCTCGGTGTATTTGCTTCAActgttttgctaatttttggTGTTTGCTGTTGTAGAAATTGCATACTCTGATTAAGTTATGCTCAGCGTTGTGATAATGTGAAATGTTATGGAATCTGttgtttaaaagaaaaaaaaaagttttggttGAACATAAAGCTGCTTGCATGTAGTAGTGGTGGAGGGTGGAGTGGGACATAGGACATGAGATGTGGGTTTAGGTGATAATGAGAAGTGGTAAAGAGTGAGAATAATGTTTACATGCTGATAAGAGCTAGTAGTATGCAAATAACTTGGAGATTTTAGTTTCAAATTTAGTTGTAGCATCCTGTATAAGCTCATTGCTTCAATCTCGGTGTGCATACTTACCTGATGCTTGTGGGCTATGGTAAGCTGCCAGGTGTTtgattagttgaggtgcacgcAAGTTGGTTCAAACACAAATGTcataatgaaaaagaagaaaaaatagagcTAATAACATTGAGTAGGGGTACTGTGGAAATTGATTAACTCCCATGATGGACTGAACACCTTTTCTGTTGGTGGAGTATTGTCTTAACTTCTAATTAGTTAGGACCTTACAGGCCCTTGTTTCTTTCCTTctgttatttcaaattttaaatagtgACCATGATTAACGGGTGATTAGGTATTGTTTAGTACTCTTTGAATTTTTGTGCTTTTTTCCACCCGAGTTCcttcttgtttttccttttttcttattGTGGTCATATGACCTCATtgagttatttttaaattgctTGTTGTCGTTTAGCAGAGACAAATGAGTGGGGTGTCTCTAGGTGAGTCTCATGGTCGACCCCGTACTGGGAAAAAGACATCGAGGAGGTGCAATGATGGCACAGGAGCTGATCATGTTGTTCTGATTGATGTCGAGTGTGAAACTTTTggtaatgttatttttattgatgtgCCTGAATCAACCCCCAAGAAGTTTCGAGGTAAGACAGCAgcaaagaaagacaaaagacGGTCTCCTTTGAGGAACATAATCTTCATCGATGATGATGAAAGCAATGGGAATGAATATCCTAAATTTGGTCTGGAAGATGACCGCCACTTCTTTCATGACCCATCCCCTAGCATGAGACCATGCTCAAGCTCGAAAAGTGCTACAGAACCTCTAGATGATATTGGTGATGATTGTCAGTTTGTTCGAGAAAATATTTCCCCAGTGAAGTTATCAAAATGTAAAAGAACTTACTCTGGAAAAGCTCCTGTCCAAAATCGATATGGTTTGATGTCTGATTCAGAGAGTAGTTCATCTGATGATGATGAGGTCATGGGGGATTATTCTGGACTGCTTCGAGAAGAGTGGCAGAAAGCTTCGTTAAAGAGGAAAAATGATAATAGTGGTCAATCTGGTGTTAGAGATATTAATAGTGCATCCGCTGTTGGAATTCAACCTGAGCCTGGTGAGAGTAAAGAGCATCTGGCTTGTCCTGGTTACTCTAAATCCTCTACTGAAAAAGAAAACCTATCTCCTAGACCAACATGTGAATCACATTGTAATGAAACTGGTAGTTTCAATGGAAAGGAGGATTTATTGCCTGGAGGATTTCGATGGTGGACTACCGGATCATCTGTTAAAGATAAATCAGACTGCAACTATTCTAATGGCAGCGTTAATCTTAGAGAGTCTTCTAGTTGCAGGAGAGCTTCATCAGGCATACAAATCAGCGGCAAAAAATGTGTTGATCAGGAAAATGGGAAATGGATTCCTGATAGGACATCAGAATTAAGTTCAAACCATAATGAAACACAACCTAGAAACAGTGGTTCCTTGTCGGAGGAGGATCTTTCGGAATCTGTATCTATGAGCCAACACAAGGATGAAAGGCATGATGATATGAATGGAAAAGATGGTGAGAATGTGGAGCGCTGTGTTGAGAACTGTATTACCACCGAAAGAGAAAGGTTCAAGGAGACCTCCGAATACAAAAAGGCACTAGAGGAAGAATTGGCGTCCAGACAAAGAGCATTGGCAATTCAGGTCTGTCATGTGTACTTCCTTCTTCCTGGTAACTTTTGTACAGATTTTGTTTTCTGTTATGCTTTTGGTGTTCACTAGTCTGTAACCTGTTGATCTTTCGATTGCTGAATGTCTTTTGATCTCATCAATGCCATAATTGATCAAACGTTCTCTACTTTTGATGCTTAGTGTGCTTCTTTGTAGCCTAGATGCTCCAGAGGTGTCACAATTATTGCAGCCAGGTTGTAGAGAGTAAGAATGTAAGAGTGTGCAAGAGATTAACAGGATGTCCATTGTGCTTATAATAGTTAGAAACTTGAAGTAGTCAGTCGATGtagaaatatataaatgaacTTTCTGTTGAGTTCGTAAAATCCCCCATCTATTTCCTATAGATGTTGGATCTTTGAAGCCTAGAGTAGTCAAAAGCTAAAGGCGTTACAGTCTTTTGGAGCCTTTAAGTGCAAAACGTGATTAAAGCATGAGCTTTAACGAAGAAAGGCACTATTGAACTGAAagactaaatatttttttacaaaagaagaagaaaaaggactGAAAGACTATTCTTAAAATGAAATGTATGAAGTAAATAATGTCAATCAAGTTTAAAAACCatttcaaatttcttgatttagaTGAAACAATGTAGCTTTATGTGTTTTGGAGATAGTTTTGAGAGCTCCTTTCTTTATTTGGTGTACCTACTTGTGCCCGATGAAAGGGAACCTTCACGTCCGATTTTGAAAGCGGGGAGATCCTGTAATCCTATCTCAGTTATTATTTTGATAGGTCCATAACTAAAAAGCCCACTTTGTTACGATTAGAGGTTCttataattcaactttaatctCTTATTCCTAATCACTAACAATTTCTTCTTTATGCTTTTGACAATTAATGTATCCTTTTACTAACTATATCTATTATTTAGTATTTCCTTTTGAAGATAGAGTTCACAGGCCCTTAAATGTAGTACTTCACTACTTCTACCTTATGGGCTATATCTAGGCTGCATATCAATCTGGGAAAAAgctct
The DNA window shown above is from Solanum stenotomum isolate F172 chromosome 6, ASM1918654v1, whole genome shotgun sequence and carries:
- the LOC125867562 gene encoding uncharacterized protein LOC125867562 encodes the protein MSGVSLGESHGRPRTGKKTSRRCNDGTGADHVVLIDVECETFGNVIFIDVPESTPKKFRGKTAAKKDKRRSPLRNIIFIDDDESNGNEYPKFGLEDDRHFFHDPSPSMRPCSSSKSATEPLDDIGDDCQFVRENISPVKLSKCKRTYSGKAPVQNRYGLMSDSESSSSDDDEVMGDYSGLLREEWQKASLKRKNDNSGQSGVRDINSASAVGIQPEPGESKEHLACPGYSKSSTEKENLSPRPTCESHCNETGSFNGKEDLLPGGFRWWTTGSSVKDKSDCNYSNGSVNLRESSSCRRASSGIQISGKKCVDQENGKWIPDRTSELSSNHNETQPRNSGSLSEEDLSESVSMSQHKDERHDDMNGKDGENVERCVENCITTERERFKETSEYKKALEEELASRQRALAIQAQEAKKMKLLLKRKKAESMRLLEMEKRQKQRVEEMRETQKKDVENMNLKEQIRSEVRKELSKLEMTCHDMASVLHGLGITVGNGTSHEVRVAYKKALLKFHPDRASRSDLQQQVEAEEKFKLISRMKDKYLPTL